From Coffea arabica cultivar ET-39 chromosome 2e, Coffea Arabica ET-39 HiFi, whole genome shotgun sequence, the proteins below share one genomic window:
- the LOC113732783 gene encoding UPF0603 protein At1g54780, chloroplastic-like, whose amino-acid sequence METILSPSSFCPLFNPKISSLQSKPTSLLLSKSSSTICSCLKKQPTQLSVSDKQSSSSPTNWLSHVQQGLAALAISLALSYCPILPTHSAFASEFDVLNDGPPTESYVVDDANVLSRLTKSDLKRLLSDLESRKGYHINVITVRKLTSKADAFEYADQVLERWYPSLEEGNNKGIVVLVTSQKEGAITGGPEFIQAVGDTVLDATVSENLPVLATDEKYNEAVYSTAKRLVSAIDGLPDPGGPKFKENKRESNFKSREETEEKRGQFTLVVGGLLVIAFVVPMAQYYAYVSKK is encoded by the exons ATGGAAACCATCCTCTCCccttcttcattctgcccgctCTTCAACCCCAAGATTTCATCCCTTCAATCCAAACCAACTTCCCTATTACTCAGTAAAAGTAGCAGTACCATTTGCTCTTGCCTCAAGAAACAACCAACTCAGTTATCTGTTAGTGATAAACAATCTTCTTCATCTCCTACAAATTGGCTTTCTCATGTCCAGCAAGGTCTTGCAGCTCTAGCAATTTCTCTTGCACTCAGTTACTGCCCAATCTTACCTACTCACTCTGCATTTGCATCTGAATTTGATGTACTAAATGATGGTCCACCAACAGAATCATATGTGGTTGATGATGCTAATGTTCTTAGCAGGCTCACAAAATCCGACTTGAAAAGATTGTTATCTGATCTTGAATCAAGAAAAGGGTACCACATTAATGTCATCACTGTCCGAAAACTCACT AGCAAAGCTGATGCTTTTGAGTATGCTGACCAAGTTTTAGAACGTTGGTACCCTTCTCTTGAAGAAGGCAATAATAAGGGGATAGTTGTTCTTGTCACCAGTCAAAAGGAAGGTGCAATTACTGGAGGCCCTGAATTTATTCAGGCTGTTGGTGATACTGTTCTTGATGCCACTGTCTCTGAAAATCTTCCAG TGCTAGCAACTGACGAGAAATACAATGAAGCAGTATACAGCACTGCCAAGCGTCTAGTTTCTGCAATTGATGGGCTTCCTGACCCTGGTGGCCCCAAATTCAAGGAGAACAAAAGAGAATCTAACTTCAAATCCAGGGAGGAAACCGAGGAGAAAAGAGGGCAATTCACACTTGTTGTTGGAGGTTTATTAGTGATCGCATTTGTTGTTCCCATGGCTCAATACTATGCTTATGTCTCCAAGAAATGA
- the LOC113732782 gene encoding GDSL esterase/lipase At1g54790: protein MASKASTIHIFTLFLICIPFSNSIDFNYPAVFNFGDSNSDTGGLVAGVGESLLPPNGQTYFRKPSGRFCDGRLIIDFLMDALELPYLNPYLDSIGAPSFKRGCDFAVAASTILPATANAISPFSFGVQVDQFIRFKSRVLDLQPKGRKADKYIPAADVFQKGLYTFDIGQNDLAGAFYSKTYDQIIASIPTTLAEFEAGIKKLYDEGARNFWIHNTGPLGCLAQNIAKFGTDPSKLDELGCVITHNQASKLLNLQLYALCKKLQGQYSDANVTHVDIFSIKSNLIANYSKYGFEQPIMVCCGTGGPPLNYDSRITCGQTKVLNGTSVTVKACNDSTEYVNWDGIHYTEAANHFVASQILTGKYSDPPFADQMPFLLKLKF, encoded by the exons ATGGCTTCAAAGGCTTCCACTATCCACATTTTCACCTTATTCTTGATTTGCATTCCCTTTTCCAATTCAATTGACTTCAATTACCCTGCAGTGTTCAACTTTGGTGATTCAAATTCTGACACGGGAGGCCTTGTTGCTGGTGTGGGAGAATCCCTTCTTCCACCAAATGGACAAACTTACTTCAGAAAACCATCTGGCAGGTTCTGCGATGGCCGTTTGATCATAGATTTCTTAA TGGATGCACTGGAACTTCCATATCTAAATCCTTACTTGGATTCCATCGGTGCGCCGAGTTTCAAAAGGGGATGTGATTTCGCGGTTGCTGCTTCTACCATACTTCCAGCAACAGCTAATGCTATTAGCCCATTTTCATTTGGGGTTCAAGTGGACCAGTTCATCAGATTCAAGAGCCGAGTTCTTGACCTTCAGCCTAAAG GTAGGAAAGCAGACAAGTATATTCCAGCAGCAGATGTTTTCCAGAAGGGGCTTTACACTTTCGATATAGGCCAGAATGATCTTGCTGGTGCCTTTTATTCGAAGACATACGATCAAATTATTGCTTCAATCCCAACCACTTTAGCAGAATTTGAAGCTGGCATTAAG AAATTATATGATGAAGGAGCAAGGAATTTTTGGATTCACAACACGGGTCCTCTTGGTTGCTTAGCTCAAAATATTGCCAAATTTGGAACTGATCCATCCAAGCTTGACGAGCTTGGATGTGTCATCACCCACaatcaagcttccaaacttctaaACCTCCAGCTTTATGCACTTTGCAAGAAGTTGCAAGGCCAATATTCAGACGCAAATGTTACACATGTTGATATATTCTCAATTAAATCCAATCTCATTGCCAACTACTCCAAATACG GATTTGAACAACCTATAATGGTATGCTGTGGAACAGGAGGTCCACCATTGAACTATGACAGTCGGATAACCTGTGGCCAAACCAAGGTTCTGAATGGAACATCAGTGACAGTGAAAGCATGCAATGATAGTACTGAATACGTAAACTGGGATGGAATTCATTACACTGAAgctgcaaatcattttgtgGCCTCCCAAATTCTCACTGGAAAATATTCTGATCCACCCTTTGCGGATCAGATGCCCTTCCTACTTAAACTCAAGTTttga
- the LOC113732784 gene encoding kinesin-like protein KIN-1, producing the protein MSKIKVCALFRPLNQKERADHGDSICIHRVDSESFIFKDEKEDFNFSFDRVFYPGSPQSEVYDFIALPLVQAAVDGINGAIITYGQTGAGKTYTMEGPSIMDGDEKNKGLLPKVVNGLFEAIALSDETASSMIKLSMVEIYMEKVRDLFELVNDNIQIKENRQQGIFLYGATEINVTNCTEALQSLCNGIANRAVGETQMNMASSRSHCIYTFTVQQEITKTRRMKSGKLILVDLAGSEKVEKTGAEGRVLEEAKSINKSLSALGNVINALTGGSPGKANHVPYRDSKLTRILQDVFGGKSQTALLCCCSPSPSNAPESLSTLRFGARAKHIKASIRVNSPEDIIAKKHETMSLNKDELRERTLNKLKENFKAEDVDLLEQLFILDDFFFDPGSVEEVEAAYEDITLRTISLLQKAVEDLNSKVEELTEQNAILKAKLRATEMSYPLHKEAKGSASFLSGTFGINLWVPSFFHVTN; encoded by the exons ATGTCAAAAATCAAAGTTTGCGCGCTATTCAGACCTCTTAATCAGAAAGAAAGAGCCGATCACGGCGATTCCATCTGCATACACCGCGTAGACTCTGAATCCTTCATATTCAAG GATGAGAAGGAGGACTTCAATTTTAGCTTCGATAGAGTTTTCTATCCAGGATCTCCGCAATCTGAAGTGTATGATTTTATTGCTCTGCCTCTTGTGCAAG CTGCTGTTGATGGAATTAATGGGGCAATTATCACCTATGGACAG ACTGGAGCAGGGAAGACATATACCATGGAG GGGCCTAGCATCATGGATGGAGATGAGAAGAACAAAGGACTGTTGCCAAAAGTGGTGAATGGCCTTTTTGAGGCTATCGCACTTTCAGATGAGACGGCCAGCTCCATGATCAAGTTATCCatg GTTGAGATTTACATGGAGAAAGTAAG GGACCTGTTTGAATTAGTCAATGACAACATACAGATTAAGGAGAATAGGCAGCAGGGGATATTTCTTTATGGAGCTACAGAG ATTAATGTTACCAATTGTACAGAGGCACTGCAAAGTCTATGT AATGGGATAGCTAACAGAGCGGTTGGAGAAACCC AAATGAATATGGCTAGCAGCAGAAGTCATTGCATTTACACGTTCACTGTCCAGCAAGAAATCACAAAGACTAGAAG GATGAAATCTGGAAAGTTGATACTTGTGGACTTGGCTGGATCTGAGAAAGTTGAAAAAACTGGAGCTGAAGGTAGAGTTCTTGAAGAAGCCAAGTCCATCAACAAATCCCTTTCAGCTCTGGGGAATGTAATAAATGCTCTGACTGGTGGTTCCCCTGGAAAAGCAAATCATGTTCCCTATCGAGATTCTAAACTTACCAGGATCCTACAGGATGTTTTT GGAGGTAAATCCCAAACAGCTTTGCTTTGCTGCTGCTCACCAAGTCCTTCAAATGCTCCTGAAAGCCTGTCCACTCTTCGATTTGGTGCGAG AGCAAAGCACATAAAGGCATCAATACGTGTGAATTCCCCAGAAGACATAATTGCCAAAAAGCATGAAACCATGTCTCTAAATAAAGATGAGCTACGTGAGAGGACACTCAACAAG TTGAAGGAGAATTTCAAAGCTGAAGATGTGGATTTGCTAGAGCAGCTGTTTATACTGGATGATTTTTTCTTTGATCCAGGTTCTGTTGAAGAGGTGGAAGCTGCTTACGAAGACATTACTTTGAGAACAATTTCACTGTTGCAAAAAGCTGTTGAAGATCTGAATTCCAAGGTTGAAGAG CTTACAGAACAGAATGCCATTCTAAAGGCCAAATTGAGGGCTACTGAAATGTCTTACCCTCTGCACAAAGAAGCAAAAGGAAGCGCAAGCTTTTTGAGTGGGACTTTCGGCATCAACCTTTGGGTTCCTTCATTCTTCCATGTAACAAATTAA
- the LOC113732785 gene encoding uncharacterized protein isoform X6 → MIRCCPDLPLRGSPAPLLSIDQDLPLRGSPAPLLSVDQDWKATVVRLIFYEKKVEKIFSASSLPHSRSSCLKKSRIGRSKRTQ, encoded by the exons atGATTCGCTGTTGTCCAGATCTTCCTCTTCGTGGCTCTCCAGCTCCATTACTCTCCATTGATCAAG ATCTGCCTCTCCGTGGCTCTCCAGCTCCATTACTCTCCGTTGATCAAG ATTGGAAGGCAACAGTTGTTCGTCTCATATTTTATGAGAAAAAGGTAGAG aaaatttttagtGCTTCTTCTCTCCCGCATTCTCGTTCCTCATG CCTTAAGAAATCCAGGATTGGCAGGAGCAAAAGAACTCAGTAG
- the LOC113732785 gene encoding uncharacterized protein isoform X4, protein MIRCCPDLPLRGSPAPLLSIDQDLPLRGSPAPLLSVDQDWKATVVRLIFYEKKKIFSASSLPHSRSSWFSSSRSKNSVNVAKKSPIAVAIRSE, encoded by the exons atGATTCGCTGTTGTCCAGATCTTCCTCTTCGTGGCTCTCCAGCTCCATTACTCTCCATTGATCAAG ATCTGCCTCTCCGTGGCTCTCCAGCTCCATTACTCTCCGTTGATCAAG ATTGGAAGGCAACAGTTGTTCGTCTCATATTTTATGAGAAAAAG aaaatttttagtGCTTCTTCTCTCCCGCATTCTCGTTCCTCATG GTTTTCATCTTCAAGGTCAAAGAACTCAGTAAACGTGGCAAAAAAG AGTCCTATTGCGGTTGCAATAAGAAGTGAATAG
- the LOC113732785 gene encoding uncharacterized protein isoform X5, with amino-acid sequence MIRCCPDLPLRGSPAPLLSIDQDLPLRGSPAPLLSVDQDWKATVVRLIFYEKKVEKIFSASSLPHSRSSWFSSSRSKNSVNVAKKP; translated from the exons atGATTCGCTGTTGTCCAGATCTTCCTCTTCGTGGCTCTCCAGCTCCATTACTCTCCATTGATCAAG ATCTGCCTCTCCGTGGCTCTCCAGCTCCATTACTCTCCGTTGATCAAG ATTGGAAGGCAACAGTTGTTCGTCTCATATTTTATGAGAAAAAGGTAGAG aaaatttttagtGCTTCTTCTCTCCCGCATTCTCGTTCCTCATG GTTTTCATCTTCAAGGTCAAAGAACTCAGTAAACGTGGCAAAAAAG CCTTAA
- the LOC113732785 gene encoding uncharacterized protein isoform X3, with amino-acid sequence MIRCCPDLPLRGSPAPLLSIDQDLPLRGSPAPLLSVDQDWKATVVRLIFYEKKVEKIFSASSLPHSRSSWFSSSRSKNSVNVAKKSPIAVAIRSE; translated from the exons atGATTCGCTGTTGTCCAGATCTTCCTCTTCGTGGCTCTCCAGCTCCATTACTCTCCATTGATCAAG ATCTGCCTCTCCGTGGCTCTCCAGCTCCATTACTCTCCGTTGATCAAG ATTGGAAGGCAACAGTTGTTCGTCTCATATTTTATGAGAAAAAGGTAGAG aaaatttttagtGCTTCTTCTCTCCCGCATTCTCGTTCCTCATG GTTTTCATCTTCAAGGTCAAAGAACTCAGTAAACGTGGCAAAAAAG AGTCCTATTGCGGTTGCAATAAGAAGTGAATAG
- the LOC113732785 gene encoding uncharacterized protein isoform X7 has product MIRCCPDLPLRGSPAPLLSIDQDLPLRGSPAPLLSVDQDWKATVVRLIFYEKKKIFSASSLPHSRSSCLKKSRIGRSKRTQ; this is encoded by the exons atGATTCGCTGTTGTCCAGATCTTCCTCTTCGTGGCTCTCCAGCTCCATTACTCTCCATTGATCAAG ATCTGCCTCTCCGTGGCTCTCCAGCTCCATTACTCTCCGTTGATCAAG ATTGGAAGGCAACAGTTGTTCGTCTCATATTTTATGAGAAAAAG aaaatttttagtGCTTCTTCTCTCCCGCATTCTCGTTCCTCATG CCTTAAGAAATCCAGGATTGGCAGGAGCAAAAGAACTCAGTAG